AAATAGGAGCCACCCTTGCAGAAAAGTGGAACTTCCCCGAACCCATAGTAGTAACAATAAGATATCAGGATAATTTTGAAAATGCACCCGAAGAACATCGAGAATTGGTTGAAAGCGTTTGCTTTGCAGACTTTATGCTTAATTTTTCACAAGGGAAAATAGATTACTACCAGGTTCCCGAAGCCTTGCTAAAAAGATTCAAAATAAAGTCGGAAGAACAACTTAAAAAACTCTGTGAACGCTTTGAATTTGCTTTTTCAAAGTAAGAATTGCAAGAATCCCAGTGTTAAATATCCGGAAAAAGCTCTTTTATAATTTCGCGGTAGGTTTTATTGTAATATAAATGCCCGTAGATAATTGCGGCGGCAAGCACATTTCTGCCGTAGCCCCTTGTTTCCGCATAAGCAAGACTTTCTAAAAACAAGTCAGTCGGTAAATCACCGGCCTGCCTTACCCAGCGTTTGACTGCATTGGGACCTGCATTATAAGAAAAAAGAGCATGCATAATTTTTCCGCCATTACGGCGTATCATATCCGAAAGATAGAATGCCCCGAAACGGATATTCGTATCGGGATTGTTAAGGTCATAAGATTCCAGCTTTAGGCGGCGGGCAATGTCGGCAGCAGTAGGCTTCATAAGCTGGGCAAGCCCTATCGCCCCCGCATGGGAAACAACCTCAGGCTTAAAATAACTTTCGCTTCTAAGCAGGGCGTATAAAAGATACTCCGGTAAATTGTATTCTGCCGCATATCTTTTAACCGGCTCAAGCCAAGGCCGAGGATAAATCAACTTTAAGTGTTCATCTCCAAATTCGGCTCCTTCGGAGTTGACCGCAAAGGTCATAATCCTCATGGAGTCGGCATAATAGCCGTTTTCCGATAAAGCTCGCGAAAAAACAGCGGCTTCTTCCGTACTGATCTGAGGATATAAAACGGTAATTTTATTGTACAGTTGGGAATAAAGTTTATATTTTACAAAACCTTTTAGAATCCGAACAGTCTCTTCATCCGAAAAGCCGCTGCCGCTTTTTCTTTTATAATTTTTACCGTATGGGGAAGAGGAAATAGGAAGCCCAAGCTGATAAGCAGCCATGAGCCTGTAATAAAAGGAATTATGATCTTTTTCATAGGCTTCACGGTAAAGCTTTTGAGACTCTGCATCCGATGATTTTTTAGAACGCGCAAGAATATAAGCAAGACGGGCTCGTGCCGTCAGAAGATTTGTTTTTTGAACGGCTTTTTGAAGTTTTTCAAGACTTTTCCAATCTTGAGAAAAAACCAGCTTCATACAAGCATGAGCTGTCAGTTCTTCATAAACCGCAGGATTCTTCCATGAAGGAGCAGATGAGCAAAGCTCATCAAAAAATACCTTAAATGACCTATTTTTTTCTATATCGAGGATGTACCAGAGGGCAACGTCATAATCGTAAGGTTGGGGCGGATAGGTTTTAGCCTTTTTAAAAAGTAAAAGAGCCTTTTCGGTATTTTCCTTTCCGCCCATCTTTAGCCGCAGGCGGGCAGCATAAAAAGCATACATGTATTTTTGTACGGCATAGTCGGAATGGTTTACGGATTTTTTTTCATAAAAGTCAAGCCGATTTTCAAAAAGCAGCACATCGGAAGCGTAATCCATTGAACCTGATAAGGCAGCTCTTCCTGCATCAGAGAGAACCATCCTATATTCAAAGCACGGGTTACCTTCTGCTTCCATTAAACTTTTAAAAATAATCCACGCATCTTTAAACCGAGATTCAAAGTTTAACTTTCTTGCTTTTAGAATATTAAAAAAATCGTCTCCGCAGCCTTTTAATTCATTTTTGTTTTTTTCGATATTTTTTAGACCTTCAATAATTTCCGCATCAAATTTTTGTGCGTTAAGATACTCAGGCAAGGGCTGCTCCATTTTTTTAAAATTCCCCGATAGGAATAGGAGTCTTTGAATTTCTTCTCTTATTGTTTGATTGTCTAATTTATTGTCTAATTGGATAGCTTCGGGTAAAGCAAGTTTTTTTTCAAGACGCGTAAGTTTTTCTTCATTGAATAAAAGAGAATAAAGAGCATCATCGGCCAGTTTTTTATATGGCATTGGAGCATTTTTTATTGCGTACTCAAAATAAGCCCTAGCCGATGTATCATAGATTTTTTTATCCGAAGCCCTTACCTTCGCATTTTGGAGGGCAAAACCTATATAGTACAAGGACGAAGGGTCTGTATTATACAGCTTCTTTAATTCCAAAGGTTGAGGTTTTAAAAAGCGGTAAAAATTTTCCGAATAAAGGTCCTCAATCAGGCGGGCTTCTTCCGTTTTATCATAAGAGCCCGCACAGGAAACACTGCAAAGACAAACGCACAAAAAGAACCATATTAAAGCGATACGGATAAATTTGGAAGTTATAAAGCTATCCTCTTAAAAATTATTTAGGCGGAATATCTATATAAGTTCCTGCTATAATCAGGTTCGGATTTTTGATTTTATTGTAATCCGCTATTTTTTTATAGAGCCAAGGTGTTTTATAATAGGTCTCGGATAGATCCCAAAGGGTATCTCCCCATTTGACTTTGTACCGTACAGCTCCATTGGAATTTACATTCGATTTTTTTTGAGCTTCAGCTTTTTTCTTTGCATCAGCTTTTTGTTTAGCCTCTTCTTCAGCTTTCTTTTTAGCCTCAGCTTCAGCCTTTTGCTTGGCTTCTTCTTCAGCTTTCTTTTGAGCTTCAGCAGCAGCCTTTTGCCTTTCTTCCTCTTCAGCTTTTCTCTTGGCTTCGGCAGCGGCCTTTTCTTCTGCATTTTCTTGAGGAGCATTAGAGGTTGTCGCATTTACATCTTTTTTAGACTCTTGCACCTGTTCAACCTTTTCAGGAGCTGAAGCTATCTTATCCTTATCGGCAAAGGGCATTTTTTTTGTCAAAAGAAGGATTGCAAATACCAAAGCCGTTATACAAAGAATTATTATAAGAATTATCAGCCAAAGAGGCATCTTTTTCTTTTTTTCGGATTTTTCTTCATCATTACCGTAAAGTTGGGAATCGGCCCCAGATTCAAGCGGCTCATCAAAAGAAAGGTCATCGCTTTCTTTTATAAAATAATCATCATCACCGCTTTTAAAATCGGATGAGGAATCAAACGAGGCGAAATCGAAATCCAGACCTTCAAGGCTTGCCTCATCAAGATTTTTTAAGGAAACTTTTAGAGATTGATGCGAGCCTGAGCCCTCATCTACTGCTTCTGCAGAAAGATTTTTTTCTTCATCAAGCTTTATTTTTAAATTTATAGTGGGATCACCTGCAGAGCCTGTTGAAACATCTTCTACGATAAGGGAGCCTATATATTCCGGCTCTGTTCCGTCAACTTGTTTAAATAAATTTATTTGAACACTTTCTTGATCATCCCTAACCGTAGTCAATTCCAAAGACTGCTCGGAAAGAGCATCTTCATCTAAAATCGGGAAAAATGTCCCGTCTGCAAGTTTTATTCCTATTTTTGAAGCCATACCATCCTCCTGCAAAATTTCCAAGTTTAATAATTGCTCATAGCATAATATCTATTTTAACCGCAAAAGAGGTTCTTGTCAATAAATTTAACAAGTTTTAAAAGGGAATTTTAGGGGAGCTTTGTTAAGATATTTAATTTTCCTCTTTGCGAAGTTGAGCGAAGTTCAACGCTTTGCGGCCTTGGCGGTTTCCTTAATGTAACTGCCCCCTGTTCCGCCCGATACGAGAGGCTCGCATAGGGCGGTACGAGCCATTCGTATAACGGCATACGAGAGGCTCGCATAGAGCGGTGCGAAACGCTCGAGTGCGGCGTTAAAGCTCAACCATATTCCAGCCTGCATTATACTTATACATCTTCCACTTCTTTACCGTTTTTACATTATTAAAGGAGTCTGCTAAGTCCGACGGAGCGGTAAAGTCTGTGTGATTGCCTTCGGTAACGCCGTTTTTTTCGGTGTAAAGAATACACTTCGCATCATCACTATCCTGCCGTTGCGGTAAATCGTCAAAGAGCTTTTTAAATGCGTCTGCATTAAGCTGATTGACGCAGCAGGACAGATATCGCAAAGCGGTACAGCCCTGCACGTTAAGAGCTGTGAGCTGATTGTCACCGCAGCTCAGCCCTTGCAAAGCGGGCAAGTCCTGCACGTTAAGGGCGGTAAGCCGATTGCTGTCGCAGACCAGACTTCGCAAAGCGGTTAAGCCCTGCACGTTAAGATCGGTGAGCTGATTGTTCCAGCAGGACAGATATCGCAAAGCGGTACAGCCCTGCACGTTAAGAGCGATTAGTTTATTGTGACGGCTCTCCAGCCCTTGCAAAGCGGTACAGCCCTGCACATTAAGTTCGGTAAGCTGATTGTCCTGGCAGGACAACCCTTGCAAAGCGGTTAAGCCTTGTACATTAAGGGCGGTTAGCTGATTGACGTAGCAGGACAGATATCGCAAAGCGGTACAGCCCTGCACGTTAAGAGCGGTTAGCCGGTTGAGGTAGCGGCAATCAAGATCGGTGATCTTACCTTTGAGGATAACCCTCGTGCCTTTTGCATGCAGTGTTGTAGTTTGGGTACCGCTTTGAAGCTCCGTTTCGGTACAGCCTTCTACCGTTACGGGGGTATCGTCTGAGGTTCTTACCCTAACTTCGATGTCAAGTTTGTCGGGGCTTAAGATGAGAGATGCTCCGCCTTCTATAAAGGGGGCCTGAAATTTCACCTTTATGTCCGCATTTGCCGTTACGGTGTAATTATAGCTTGTATTCGTACTCGCTTCGCCGATGACTGTGCCGGCGTTTGTCCACTGTCCCAGTACATAATCCTGAGCGGGTTCTGCGGTAAAGACAAGGGTTTCACCTTTTTCCACTTGATCGCCTGAATTGAGTTCCTTGCCGTCAACTTGGGCTTTAAGCGTGCCGAGTCCGCTTCCGACACCGAAGGTAATGGTGTACTTAGGCGTCGAAGCGCCGGCGGAATCGCCCGTACCGGGTTGCGCCGCATTCGAGCACGCGGCCATACCGAACAGCGCAATGAGCACCAAAACTGCGGCTGTGATGATTGCCGCGGCTCCCTTCTTTTTGTGAGTTTTAGATTTTGTCATATATTCCTCCTCATCAAAGTTTTTTATTTAGGAAAGGAAGACGCTCCAGGGCACAGGTGGGAACCCGTCCCGCAAAAAGGCTTAGAGTACCGCCAACAATTACCCCGTTCCCCGGTATCTACGGTTTTTTCAGCTTACCGTTGCTGTCTACTATCCACATCTGACCGATCTCCGGCGTTACGGTAAATCTTTCATAATTCTGCGGTGTACCTTCTGTTATATCGCCCGTAAGCACCTGCGCGAAAACGCCGGGAGCAGGCTCGTAGTTTTCAGGCGTAATGCGTGTAACGGGAGCCGTACCGGCCAAGGGGCCGGCAAGGGTTATCATTTTGCCGGCTTTTAAATACACGTCGTTTTCATTGGGATCACTTGTATCAACTTTTGCGCTGCCGCTCATCGTAAATGTACCGCCGGCGGCAAGGTAGACACCTCCGCCTTTACCGCCTGCTTGCACTGCGTTACCAGACAATGAGCCGCCTTTCATGGTAAACGAGGCATTCCTGTCGATATATATACCGCCGCCTTCTTGGGCTTGATTGATTTTAATTTCGCCGCCTGTCATAACTGCCGTTACGGGTTTTCCTGAGCGGCCTTTCATATAAATACCGCCGCCTAAGGAATCACCGGGACTAAGATTTACACTGTTGCTCTCGAATTTAGTGGTCCCTTTTATAGTGAGGGTTACATCGGCATAAGCTGCCTGAACATACAGGCCCCCGCCTTTTTTTTCTACCATGTTGTTTTTAATTACGGTATCTTCTATCGTTAGGTTACTGTCCTCAGCATAGATGCCGCCGCCTTCGTTGGCGGTTATGGTACCTGTAATACCCTCAATAGTACAACCTTCAATAGTTGCCTTTGGCACCTTTCGAAGATAAATGCCGCCGCCCTGCTTTTGGCCGAACTCGTTGCCAGAGCTTTCACCGATGAACCCGCATTGGTTTAGTGTTACGTTTGATAAAGACACCTTTCCGTTTCCGTAAACGGAGATGCCCGCTCCGTGTCCGGTCTTGTCGGCGGCGGGGTGGGAGTCATACTTGATATTGCAGTTTTTGATTTTTGCGTTGTGTATTTTAAGCTCGCCGGGTTTGTCCGGATCCCAATGGCAGTTTATACCGCCGCCTAAGTTGCCTCCTCCGCCCGACGCTATAACCTTATTATCTTCTATTTGTGTTGTAGTACTCATAGTGTCGGGGGCACCGTTTTCATCCGTGTTGATATACAGACTTCCTCGGGTAATATCGATAGCACCGCCTGTGATGTGCCCGGTGTTATCTTTGATGATCCCGCTTTTAATGCGGACAACCGGCTGCTTGTCGTCACTATTGCCGGCATAGATTGCCCCTCCGGCAGCGCCGGTTGCCGTGCAGCCCATAATGGTACAACTTTCAAGTACGGCCTCTACCCTGCCGTTCAAAAATATACCGCCTCCGCTGTACGCTGTACAGTCTTTGATAGTGCAGTATTTAAGCGTCAAGGTTTTTATTCCGGCAGCGTCAATGGCACCGCCAGTCTCATAGGAAGAGGATTTGTTTGCATAACCGTTTTTGAGTGTCAGGTTTTCGAGCGTGAGCTCCGTCTTATCTCCCGTTACGGTAAAGATGCGGTGAGCGTTTAGACCTAACGCATTTTGATTTGCATCGAGTGTTGTTCCGATTTTGCCCTTTATGGTAAGGCTTGTCGTTACATTGATTTCTCCATTATTGCCGGTACCGTTTGTTGCTTTAACATTACCCATGACGGTTATAATGCCGCCAGCCTCTGCACTTTCGACGGCTTGTTTTAACTTTTTCCATGCCTTCGTATTGTCGCTTAAATCAGGGATATAACCTAAAGTCTTCGCTTCTTTTGGTGCCGAAGAAAGGCCTTTCCTGTCAATCAGCCGGACTGTGTATTTTTGGGGGAGCGTGCTTTCCGTAAGGCCCGTATCGGTTTTAACGTATAGCTCCCAATTTCCGGACGTAATCGTATCAATGAGCGGGTCAACACCCGTTGATGGCAAGAGAAAAGGACCCCCATTCGATGTGTCGAATTGGGAAGCCTGTGCGCTAATCGGTATTTTTATGCCCGTGCCGTCTTCTTTTTGTACATTAAGGTATGCGATGTCTTTATGCAAAAGAGTGGTGGAATCGAACGGAACGGCCATACCGCCGGCTTTAAAATGCAGTACGTACATACCGCCGGTTTTTGTTTTTGCTATCGTTATATCACCGATTTCAGGCGGCGGAGTATTCACTTCAATATTCAAACTGAACTTTTTACCGAATTTTCTGCCGTCCGTGGAAATCAGGGTAATTTCGGGGCCTATGCCGCCGTTACTCCACTCATGTTTTTTTAAAAAGGCTGAATTGTACGTGAGTTCGAGCATATCGCCTGTCTGTTTAAAGGTGTAGTCAATGTTGTATCTAGGCTGCTGATCTGAAGGAAACCCGGGGAAATTGATAACTTTCCCCGCATCTAAGACGGATGTCGGCATAATGAGGGTAAATTTTCTCGGATTACGCAGTTTTATCGTAAGCTTTACATCGTCTGCAGAGGGTATGCACAGTGCTCCGTCATTACTCATTTGATAGGGCTTATTGATGCTGAAGTCAATAGGAACAACTTCGCTGGACCAGTAGCTTAAAAAATCTTCAGGGTCATCCCTAAATTGTTTACAAGTTGTAAATACAACGGCGGCTGTCAGCACTGCCGCAATCGTTGTTAAAATCTTTAAAAGTTTTTTCATCACTTATTACTCCTTCTTAGGGGATTTTGTTTTTTGGATTGAATTGTTCCAATCTGAAAACATATTTTTTGTAACTGCTATCGGTGCGTTTGTATGTCATTATGGTACAGTATAGCACTTTTCGCCGTAAATTACAACTTTTTGGGATTTTTTTGTTTAACCGCAGCGAGCGCAAAGCGTTGAGCTTACGCTCAACTTAGCAAAGATGTTTTGATTCTGTCTTAATAATGCATTCTTAAATTTACCCTTTGCGGTCCCTCTCGGCCTTGGCGGTTTTATTTTATATCTTCAAAAATTACCGTACTTTCACTTGGAAAAGGCTGCACAATGTGTTATAATCAGCTATTGTCTATGGAGGAAACTATGTTTGATATGAAAAAATCGTATCTATATATTTTGAACCTGATTATACCATAGACAAATGTGAGGTAATTTATGAAGGACGATATTAAAATAAATTTGGAAGAAGTGCATAGACGGATGGAAGAGGCTTGTAAGGCCTGCGGAAGGGATCCTAAAGAGGTAAGGCTTCTTATGGCGACAAAGACCGTTACACCGGAGAGAATCTTAAAGGCCTTTGAATATGGTGAACTTTTAATAGGCGAAAACAAGGTTCAAGAGCTATGCGAAAAGTATGAGTCTCTTTCATCGGTAAAACACGAGACTCATTTTATAGGGCACCTGCAAACCAATAAGATTAAGGACGTAATAAAATATGCAGACTGCATTGAGTCTGTCGATAGGCTTGACCTAGCTGAAAAGCTTAGCAAAAGACTTGAATCCGAGGGGAAGACCATGGATATTTTAATTCAGGTAAACACCTCTCAAGAAGAAAGCAAATTCGGATGTAAGCCTGAAGAAGCCCTTGCTCTAACCGAAAAAATTGCAAAACTTCCCTGCTTAAAAATAAAAGGCCTTATGACAATAGGACTTTTTTCCGATGATATGGATAAGGTGAGACTTTGTTTTAAGCTCCTGCAAAAAATTCGAAAAGAAATAACCGAAAAAAACATTCCCAATGTTTCGATGGAGGTTGTTTCTATGGGAATGACGGGAGATCTTGAAGTTGCTATCGAAGAAGGCTCAACCCTAATAAGAGTAGGTACGGCAATTTTCGGCAAAAGAAATTATCCCGATTCCTATTATTGGAACGAAAATGCAAAAATTGAAGGTTAGAATTTTTGGTTTATGTTTTTTTTCTCTTTTTCTATTTTACTCCTTTGCCCAAGATTTTGACGCTTTGACAAGGGTTCAAAAGAGGGTTGTAAATATAGAAGCCGCCGTGTCGAAAGTCGATATTTTTATAAGTACCTATGACGGGGACACAATAGCTTATAAAGCGGAGCTCAATGCGGGTACAAAACTTTCGATAGTTGAACATAAAAAGAAATTAAGGTTTACCGAGATAAAACCGGCAAGCGGAAAACTTTTTATCTATGTTCCGAAAGATTTTTTACTTGAATCATGCAGAATTCTTGCAAGTCATTCTTCAATAAAAATTGAAGGCATAAAGGCCGTCCATTTTTCGGTTTCGGGGAATTTTAATCGGGCTGAAATTACAGGCTCACGTTTAAAAAACAGCCTGATTGCACTTTCAAACGGCAGCCTTACCTTTAATAACGGGATTGTAACTGCGGCCGATTTTTGCTTAAACACCTCAACGGCAAAGATTCAAATAGCCGAAGAAAAGGCAGATTGCAACCTTTTTGTAACAAAACAAAAATGTGAAAAATTCTTATACGATGGGGAAGCATATACCGATAAAATTTTAGCCCTTTCGCCGTCCAAACCTAAAAAATTCATCTCTATGAGTGCTTCTTTTTCTGACATAGATTTGGGCTTTTCGGCACCTTTAAAAGAACCGGCAGAAAAATTCGATAAATACGGAGTCAGCGAATTCGGCCCCAAACCCTCTCCCAATTTAGTGAACAACGAAGCAAATTTTTTACCGAAAACCGGCACAAGTTTACCATAAAAAATATACAAGGATGTATATTCATTAACCGCCACGGACGGCGGTGGTTATGTCAAATTCGTACATCCTTGTACTCATTTGACACCGAGTTTTTCAAAGACAAGCTTTGAAAAACATCGCAATAGTTGACAGTAATCGACATCCTGTCGATGTTTTGCCGTTAGGCAAAACTCTAAGATGAAAAATATACACGGACGTATATTTTTCATTGACCGATTGACAAGTTTTAAAGTTTTTGATATACTCAAAACTCTTTTTAAGGGCCCATAGCTCAGTTGGTTAGAGCAGCGGACTCATAATCCGCGGGTCGCCGGTTCAAGTCCAGCTGGGCCCACTTTTCTTTTTACAAACTATAATAAAGCGAAAAAAAGTGCATTATACTCCCGCCGATAACAAAGAGGTGCCAGATACTGTGTGCCCATTTTACCTTCTTCATTGCATAAAAGATACAGCCGGCAGTATAAATAATTCCGCCTATCAGCAAAAACCTAAAGCTTAAAAGCGGGAGCTGTTCTTTTAAAGGTTTTGCTGCAAAGATGATGAGCCAACCCATGGGGATATAGGTAATAACCGATAAAATTCTTACCCGGCTTCCGAATATCGAGTATAAAACTATACCTAGAACAGCCATTCCCCAGATAATGCCGAA
The DNA window shown above is from Treponema denticola and carries:
- a CDS encoding leucine-rich repeat domain-containing protein, whose product is MTKSKTHKKKGAAAIITAAVLVLIALFGMAACSNAAQPGTGDSAGASTPKYTITFGVGSGLGTLKAQVDGKELNSGDQVEKGETLVFTAEPAQDYVLGQWTNAGTVIGEASTNTSYNYTVTANADIKVKFQAPFIEGGASLILSPDKLDIEVRVRTSDDTPVTVEGCTETELQSGTQTTTLHAKGTRVILKGKITDLDCRYLNRLTALNVQGCTALRYLSCYVNQLTALNVQGLTALQGLSCQDNQLTELNVQGCTALQGLESRHNKLIALNVQGCTALRYLSCWNNQLTDLNVQGLTALRSLVCDSNRLTALNVQDLPALQGLSCGDNQLTALNVQGCTALRYLSCCVNQLNADAFKKLFDDLPQRQDSDDAKCILYTEKNGVTEGNHTDFTAPSDLADSFNNVKTVKKWKMYKYNAGWNMVEL
- a CDS encoding right-handed parallel beta-helix repeat-containing protein, producing MKKLLKILTTIAAVLTAAVVFTTCKQFRDDPEDFLSYWSSEVVPIDFSINKPYQMSNDGALCIPSADDVKLTIKLRNPRKFTLIMPTSVLDAGKVINFPGFPSDQQPRYNIDYTFKQTGDMLELTYNSAFLKKHEWSNGGIGPEITLISTDGRKFGKKFSLNIEVNTPPPEIGDITIAKTKTGGMYVLHFKAGGMAVPFDSTTLLHKDIAYLNVQKEDGTGIKIPISAQASQFDTSNGGPFLLPSTGVDPLIDTITSGNWELYVKTDTGLTESTLPQKYTVRLIDRKGLSSAPKEAKTLGYIPDLSDNTKAWKKLKQAVESAEAGGIITVMGNVKATNGTGNNGEINVTTSLTIKGKIGTTLDANQNALGLNAHRIFTVTGDKTELTLENLTLKNGYANKSSSYETGGAIDAAGIKTLTLKYCTIKDCTAYSGGGIFLNGRVEAVLESCTIMGCTATGAAGGAIYAGNSDDKQPVVRIKSGIIKDNTGHITGGAIDITRGSLYINTDENGAPDTMSTTTQIEDNKVIASGGGGNLGGGINCHWDPDKPGELKIHNAKIKNCNIKYDSHPAADKTGHGAGISVYGNGKVSLSNVTLNQCGFIGESSGNEFGQKQGGGIYLRKVPKATIEGCTIEGITGTITANEGGGIYAEDSNLTIEDTVIKNNMVEKKGGGLYVQAAYADVTLTIKGTTKFESNSVNLSPGDSLGGGIYMKGRSGKPVTAVMTGGEIKINQAQEGGGIYIDRNASFTMKGGSLSGNAVQAGGKGGGVYLAAGGTFTMSGSAKVDTSDPNENDVYLKAGKMITLAGPLAGTAPVTRITPENYEPAPGVFAQVLTGDITEGTPQNYERFTVTPEIGQMWIVDSNGKLKKP
- a CDS encoding YggS family pyridoxal phosphate-dependent enzyme, whose product is MKDDIKINLEEVHRRMEEACKACGRDPKEVRLLMATKTVTPERILKAFEYGELLIGENKVQELCEKYESLSSVKHETHFIGHLQTNKIKDVIKYADCIESVDRLDLAEKLSKRLESEGKTMDILIQVNTSQEESKFGCKPEEALALTEKIAKLPCLKIKGLMTIGLFSDDMDKVRLCFKLLQKIRKEITEKNIPNVSMEVVSMGMTGDLEVAIEEGSTLIRVGTAIFGKRNYPDSYYWNENAKIEG
- a CDS encoding DUF4097 domain-containing protein; protein product: MQKLKVRIFGLCFFSLFLFYSFAQDFDALTRVQKRVVNIEAAVSKVDIFISTYDGDTIAYKAELNAGTKLSIVEHKKKLRFTEIKPASGKLFIYVPKDFLLESCRILASHSSIKIEGIKAVHFSVSGNFNRAEITGSRLKNSLIALSNGSLTFNNGIVTAADFCLNTSTAKIQIAEEKADCNLFVTKQKCEKFLYDGEAYTDKILALSPSKPKKFISMSASFSDIDLGFSAPLKEPAEKFDKYGVSEFGPKPSPNLVNNEANFLPKTGTSLP
- a CDS encoding flagellar assembly lytic transglycosylase, whose amino-acid sequence is MCVCLCSVSCAGSYDKTEEARLIEDLYSENFYRFLKPQPLELKKLYNTDPSSLYYIGFALQNAKVRASDKKIYDTSARAYFEYAIKNAPMPYKKLADDALYSLLFNEEKLTRLEKKLALPEAIQLDNKLDNQTIREEIQRLLFLSGNFKKMEQPLPEYLNAQKFDAEIIEGLKNIEKNKNELKGCGDDFFNILKARKLNFESRFKDAWIIFKSLMEAEGNPCFEYRMVLSDAGRAALSGSMDYASDVLLFENRLDFYEKKSVNHSDYAVQKYMYAFYAARLRLKMGGKENTEKALLLFKKAKTYPPQPYDYDVALWYILDIEKNRSFKVFFDELCSSAPSWKNPAVYEELTAHACMKLVFSQDWKSLEKLQKAVQKTNLLTARARLAYILARSKKSSDAESQKLYREAYEKDHNSFYYRLMAAYQLGLPISSSPYGKNYKRKSGSGFSDEETVRILKGFVKYKLYSQLYNKITVLYPQISTEEAAVFSRALSENGYYADSMRIMTFAVNSEGAEFGDEHLKLIYPRPWLEPVKRYAAEYNLPEYLLYALLRSESYFKPEVVSHAGAIGLAQLMKPTAADIARRLKLESYDLNNPDTNIRFGAFYLSDMIRRNGGKIMHALFSYNAGPNAVKRWVRQAGDLPTDLFLESLAYAETRGYGRNVLAAAIIYGHLYYNKTYREIIKELFPDI
- a CDS encoding LysM peptidoglycan-binding domain-containing protein yields the protein MASKIGIKLADGTFFPILDEDALSEQSLELTTVRDDQESVQINLFKQVDGTEPEYIGSLIVEDVSTGSAGDPTINLKIKLDEEKNLSAEAVDEGSGSHQSLKVSLKNLDEASLEGLDFDFASFDSSSDFKSGDDDYFIKESDDLSFDEPLESGADSQLYGNDEEKSEKKKKMPLWLIILIIILCITALVFAILLLTKKMPFADKDKIASAPEKVEQVQESKKDVNATTSNAPQENAEEKAAAEAKRKAEEEERQKAAAEAQKKAEEEAKQKAEAEAKKKAEEEAKQKADAKKKAEAQKKSNVNSNGAVRYKVKWGDTLWDLSETYYKTPWLYKKIADYNKIKNPNLIIAGTYIDIPPK